In the Streptomyces sp. BHT-5-2 genome, one interval contains:
- a CDS encoding MFS transporter, whose protein sequence is MNSAECARDGGAPAPEGAGAARRWRAFAGLGIISFLGCIDLTIVNTAAPAIQRDMGATVTELQLVVNIFIVALSMFMVTMGRLADHHGRRRVLYTGTAVFGVASLAAGFAGDVRVLILCRFVQGAACAVLYTSTGALVSDTFPPEQRGRAIGALYGVNGLGLAIGPMLGGFVVGLLDWRWVFWLNVPLTVVGLAVCLSAVRESRGRNTGAGKPDWPGLTLISLALPAVVLALTLGDSWGWASGRILGLLAVGIAGVAAFCVVERKVVAPIIDFRLFANRTFLGALTADFCLAFFYCLAFFLMPLYLVSVRHYGGTASGLMLLPCTAVMAVLSPVVGRLVDRCPPRLLLCAGFAAFALSAALQARFDRDSGVASVVVAFALMGVGWALVLGPATVAALSAVPERLAGTAVGSSWTFHNLGGAIGLAVGMAVHRRSARDALDAVLAAHHLPGGAWTARAVADPGGGAGLLQAHTGWDGRAVEALAGDLFLRGNQASMWLLCGVAGAAFLVIGAGMRARRGTAGARGR, encoded by the coding sequence GTGAATTCCGCAGAGTGCGCGAGGGACGGGGGCGCGCCCGCCCCTGAAGGGGCCGGGGCGGCCCGGAGATGGCGGGCATTCGCCGGGCTGGGCATCATCAGTTTCCTCGGATGCATCGATCTCACCATCGTCAATACCGCGGCGCCGGCAATTCAGCGGGACATGGGGGCCACGGTCACCGAACTCCAGCTGGTCGTCAACATCTTCATCGTCGCGCTGTCGATGTTCATGGTGACGATGGGGCGGCTCGCCGACCACCACGGCCGGCGGCGGGTCCTGTACACCGGGACCGCGGTCTTCGGCGTCGCCTCACTGGCGGCCGGCTTCGCCGGGGACGTACGGGTGCTGATCCTCTGCCGCTTCGTCCAGGGGGCGGCCTGTGCCGTGCTCTACACCAGTACCGGCGCCCTGGTCTCCGACACCTTCCCGCCGGAGCAGCGCGGCCGGGCCATCGGGGCGCTCTACGGCGTCAACGGGCTCGGCCTGGCGATCGGGCCGATGCTGGGCGGGTTCGTGGTCGGCCTGCTGGACTGGCGGTGGGTGTTCTGGCTGAACGTGCCGCTGACGGTCGTCGGGCTGGCGGTGTGCCTTTCCGCGGTACGGGAATCGCGCGGGCGGAATACCGGGGCAGGAAAGCCGGACTGGCCCGGACTGACGCTGATCAGCCTCGCCCTGCCCGCAGTTGTCCTTGCTCTCACGCTCGGCGATTCGTGGGGATGGGCGTCCGGCCGCATTCTCGGTCTGCTGGCCGTGGGAATCGCCGGTGTCGCGGCGTTCTGCGTCGTGGAGCGGAAAGTCGTGGCGCCGATCATCGATTTCCGGCTGTTCGCGAACCGTACTTTCCTCGGTGCGCTCACCGCCGATTTCTGCCTGGCGTTCTTCTACTGCCTGGCGTTCTTTCTGATGCCGCTGTACCTGGTGTCGGTACGCCACTACGGGGGCACCGCGAGCGGACTGATGCTGCTGCCGTGCACGGCGGTGATGGCGGTGCTGTCACCCGTGGTGGGGCGGCTGGTGGACCGTTGCCCGCCGCGGCTGCTGCTCTGCGCGGGGTTCGCGGCGTTCGCGCTGTCGGCGGCGCTGCAGGCGCGGTTCGACCGGGACAGCGGGGTCGCGTCCGTGGTGGTCGCGTTCGCGTTGATGGGCGTCGGCTGGGCCCTCGTCCTGGGGCCGGCCACCGTGGCCGCGCTGTCGGCCGTACCGGAGCGGCTGGCGGGGACGGCGGTCGGCTCGTCGTGGACCTTCCACAACCTGGGCGGGGCGATCGGGCTGGCGGTGGGGATGGCCGTCCACCGCCGGTCGGCGCGGGACGCGCTGGACGCCGTGCTCGCCGCGCACCATCTGCCGGGCGGGGCGTGGACGGCGCGGGCCGTCGCCGATCCCGGTGGGGGCGCCGGGCTGCTGCAGGCGCACACCGGGTGGGACGGGCGCGCCGTGGAGGCGCTCGCCGGCGACCTCTTCCTCCGGGGCAACCAGGCGTCGATGTGGCTGCTGTGCGGAGTGGCCGGGGCGGCGTTCCTGGTGATCGGGGCGGGGATGCGGGCGCGGCGGGGGACGGCCGGGGCGCGGGGACGCTGA
- a CDS encoding DEAD/DEAH box helicase produces MSVSIDQSVLPANDEQPEAPASETVEATAPETAETGTTELVEAEDVAGAEDGDEGDTATVTFADLGLPEGVVRKLGQNGVTTPFPIQAATIPDALAGKDILGRGRTGSGKTLSFGLPTLARLADGRTEKKKPRAVILTPTRELAMQVADALQPYGDVLGLKMKVVCGGTSMGNQIYALERGVDILVATPGRLRDIINRGACSLEDVQVAVLDEADQMSDLGFLPEVTELLDQVPDGGQRMLFSATMENEISTLVKRYLTNPVSHEVDSAQGNVTTMTHHVLVVKPKDKAPVTAAIAARKGRTIIFVRTQLGAERVAEQLIEAGVTADALHGGMTQGARTRVLADFKDGYLNALVATDVAARGIHVDGIDLVLNVDPAGDHKDYLHRSGRTARAGQSGTVVSLSLPHQRRQIFRLMEDAGVDASRHIVGGAGAFDEDLARITGARSLTEVQAESANNTAKQAEREVGVLAKELERLQRRAAELREEADRLTARAARERGEDPAEALAESAKAAAEAVAEAATASVPAQPGPADRRPYERRDDRRDERRGERRDERGGFGRDRDRDRRDDRGGRSFERRDDRRDERGGFGRDRDRDRRDDRGGRSFERRDDRRDERGGFGRDRDRDRRDDRGGRSFERRDDRRDERGGFGRDRDRDRRDDRFGGRSFDRRDDRRDDRGGVHRDRGERPARSFGRDDRSGGRPSGGYRSGGGDRPFNRDDRSGGRPTSGYRSGGDRPYGRRDDHRGSGSTSGFGRREDKPRWKRNG; encoded by the coding sequence ATGTCCGTTTCCATTGATCAGTCCGTCCTGCCCGCGAACGACGAGCAGCCCGAAGCGCCGGCCTCCGAGACGGTCGAGGCCACCGCGCCCGAGACCGCCGAGACCGGGACCACCGAGCTCGTCGAGGCCGAGGACGTCGCCGGCGCCGAGGACGGCGACGAGGGCGACACCGCCACCGTGACCTTCGCCGACCTGGGCCTGCCCGAGGGCGTCGTCCGCAAGCTCGGCCAGAACGGCGTCACCACCCCGTTCCCGATCCAGGCCGCGACCATCCCGGACGCGCTGGCCGGCAAGGACATCCTGGGCCGCGGCCGCACCGGCTCCGGCAAGACGCTCTCCTTCGGTCTGCCGACCCTCGCCCGCCTGGCCGACGGCCGCACCGAGAAGAAGAAGCCGCGCGCGGTCATCCTCACCCCGACCCGCGAGCTCGCGATGCAGGTCGCGGACGCCCTCCAGCCCTACGGCGACGTGCTCGGCCTGAAGATGAAGGTCGTCTGCGGCGGTACGTCCATGGGCAACCAGATCTACGCCCTGGAGCGCGGCGTCGACATCCTCGTCGCCACCCCGGGCCGGCTGCGCGACATCATCAACCGCGGCGCCTGCTCCCTGGAGGACGTCCAGGTCGCCGTCCTCGACGAGGCCGACCAGATGTCCGACCTGGGCTTCCTGCCCGAGGTCACCGAACTGCTGGACCAGGTGCCCGACGGCGGCCAGCGGATGCTGTTCTCGGCCACGATGGAGAACGAGATCTCCACGCTGGTCAAGCGCTACCTGACCAACCCGGTCAGCCACGAGGTCGACAGCGCCCAGGGCAACGTCACGACCATGACCCACCACGTCCTCGTCGTGAAGCCGAAGGACAAGGCGCCGGTCACCGCCGCGATCGCCGCCCGCAAGGGCCGCACCATCATCTTCGTCCGCACCCAGCTGGGCGCCGAGCGGGTCGCCGAGCAGCTGATCGAGGCCGGCGTCACGGCCGACGCGCTGCATGGCGGCATGACGCAGGGCGCCCGTACCCGGGTGCTCGCGGACTTCAAGGACGGCTACCTCAACGCGCTGGTCGCCACCGACGTCGCCGCCCGCGGCATCCACGTCGACGGCATCGACCTGGTCCTCAACGTCGACCCGGCCGGTGACCACAAGGACTACCTGCACCGCTCGGGCCGCACCGCCCGCGCCGGCCAGTCCGGCACCGTCGTCTCGCTCTCCCTCCCGCACCAGCGCCGGCAGATCTTCCGCCTGATGGAGGACGCGGGCGTGGACGCCTCGCGCCACATCGTCGGCGGCGCCGGTGCCTTCGACGAGGACCTGGCCCGCATCACCGGTGCGCGCTCGCTCACCGAGGTCCAGGCCGAGTCGGCGAACAACACCGCCAAGCAGGCCGAGCGCGAGGTCGGCGTCCTGGCCAAGGAGCTGGAGCGGCTCCAGCGCCGCGCCGCGGAGCTGCGCGAGGAGGCCGACCGGCTGACCGCGCGGGCCGCCCGCGAGCGCGGCGAGGACCCGGCGGAGGCGCTGGCGGAGTCCGCCAAGGCCGCCGCGGAGGCGGTGGCCGAGGCCGCGACGGCCTCGGTGCCGGCACAGCCCGGTCCGGCCGACCGCCGTCCGTACGAGCGCCGGGACGACCGCCGGGACGAGCGGCGCGGCGAGCGTCGTGACGAGCGTGGCGGTTTTGGTCGGGATCGTGACCGGGATCGTCGGGATGACCGTGGTGGGCGTTCCTTCGAGCGTCGTGATGACCGTCGTGACGAGCGTGGTGGCTTCGGTCGGGATCGTGACCGGGATCGTCGGGATGACCGTGGTGGGCGTTCCTTCGAGCGTCGTGATGACCGTCGTGACGAGCGTGGTGGCTTCGGCCGGGATCGTGACCGGGATCGTCGGGATGACCGTGGTGGGCGTTCCTTCGAGCGTCGTGATGACCGTCGTGACGAGCGTGGTGGCTTCGGCCGGGATCGTGACCGGGATCGTCGTGACGACCGCTTCGGCGGCCGCTCCTTCGACCGCCGGGACGACCGGCGCGACGACCGTGGCGGCGTCCACCGGGACCGCGGTGAGCGCCCGGCCCGTTCGTTCGGCCGCGACGACCGCTCCGGCGGCCGCCCCTCCGGTGGCTACCGCTCCGGCGGCGGCGACCGCCCGTTCAACCGTGACGACCGCTCCGGCGGCCGGCCGACCTCCGGCTACCGCTCCGGCGGCGACCGTCCGTACGGCCGGCGGGACGACCACCGCGGCTCCGGCAGCACGTCCGGTTTCGGTCGTCGTGAGGACAAGCCGCGCTGGAAGCGCAACGGCTGA
- a CDS encoding metallopeptidase family protein has protein sequence MLEMTREEFEGLVSDALDRIPPELTRLMDNVAVFVEDEPDPADPELLGLYEGTPLTERGEWYAAVLPDRVTLYMGPTLRYCRTPEDVVHEVTVTVIHEVAHHFGIEDARLHELGWG, from the coding sequence GTGCTGGAGATGACTCGCGAGGAGTTCGAAGGTCTGGTCAGCGACGCGCTGGACCGGATTCCGCCGGAGCTGACACGGCTGATGGACAACGTGGCCGTCTTCGTGGAGGACGAGCCGGACCCGGCCGACCCGGAACTCCTGGGCCTGTACGAGGGCACCCCGCTCACGGAGCGTGGCGAGTGGTACGCGGCGGTCCTGCCCGACCGCGTGACGCTCTACATGGGCCCCACACTGCGGTACTGCCGGACGCCGGAGGACGTGGTGCACGAGGTCACCGTCACCGTGATCCACGAGGTGGCCCACCACTTCGGGATCGAGGACGCCCGCCTCCACGAGCTGGGCTGGGGCTGA
- a CDS encoding metallophosphoesterase: MARAARSRTPRPDPPGRPRLRLPGPRRPGHRRRPADHDRSGAPGRLRTALRRRPRPSRRTPPGGWLVPPARPYARALGLVAVSLLGAWLGLLLLGGVRAPVGPMDTSMALRPSLTGGTRITVPPLGDLELDSHAAPVRLDVAVDRLDPVRSAELVDHPERFAGLQRQVTHDVLHGAAGLVVASCAAAAAGATALGLVVYRRPRRALAAGGLALALLSASGTAAYATWNPRSVLEPRFSGLLSSAPSVVGTARSIVSEFDVYQKELARLVTNVSKLYDTASTLPAYRPDPTTLRVLHVSDIHLNPAGWHLIASLVKQYRIDVIIDTGDTMDHGSAAENHFLDPAATLGAPYVWVRGNHDSRTTQRYLAGRRNVTVLDDGRVTRVAGLRIAGVGDPQFTPDRSVAPAGDPAERAAGGRLADALRTQRLAGTPVDIALAHNPVAAAQTDGLVPLTLAGHLHQREVSTLPRGTRLMVEGTTGGGGLRAVQDAKPAPVEASVLYLDRTTRRLQAWDEITLGGLGLTRAEVSRHLARENQPGTPGATPSPSPSATPSGRSG; this comes from the coding sequence ATGGCCCGCGCCGCGCGCTCCCGGACACCACGACCCGACCCGCCAGGCCGCCCCCGTCTCCGCCTGCCGGGGCCCCGCCGTCCCGGCCACCGCCGCCGCCCCGCCGACCACGACCGGTCCGGCGCCCCGGGGAGGCTGCGCACCGCCCTCCGCCGCCGCCCCCGCCCGTCCCGCCGTACGCCCCCGGGCGGCTGGCTCGTGCCGCCCGCGCGCCCGTACGCCCGGGCCCTCGGGCTGGTGGCCGTCAGCCTGCTCGGTGCGTGGCTGGGGCTGCTGCTGCTCGGCGGCGTACGGGCGCCGGTGGGCCCGATGGACACCAGCATGGCGCTGCGCCCCTCGCTGACCGGCGGCACCCGGATCACCGTCCCGCCCCTGGGCGACCTGGAACTGGACAGCCACGCCGCGCCGGTCCGCCTCGACGTCGCCGTCGACCGGCTGGACCCGGTCCGCTCCGCCGAACTGGTCGACCACCCGGAACGGTTCGCCGGGCTCCAGCGGCAGGTCACCCACGACGTGCTGCACGGCGCCGCCGGCCTGGTGGTGGCCTCCTGCGCCGCGGCGGCCGCCGGCGCCACCGCGCTGGGCCTGGTCGTCTACCGCCGGCCGCGCCGCGCGCTGGCCGCCGGCGGCCTCGCCCTGGCCCTGCTCAGCGCCTCAGGCACCGCCGCGTACGCCACCTGGAACCCGAGGTCCGTCCTGGAGCCACGGTTCTCCGGGCTGCTCTCCTCGGCCCCGTCCGTGGTCGGCACAGCGCGCAGCATCGTCAGCGAATTCGACGTCTACCAAAAGGAGTTGGCGCGCCTGGTCACCAACGTCAGCAAGCTCTACGACACCGCCTCGACGCTGCCCGCCTACCGGCCGGACCCGACCACCCTGCGCGTCCTGCACGTCTCCGACATCCACCTCAACCCGGCCGGCTGGCACCTCATCGCCTCACTGGTGAAGCAGTACCGGATCGACGTGATCATCGACACCGGCGACACCATGGACCACGGCTCGGCCGCCGAGAACCACTTCCTGGACCCGGCCGCCACCCTCGGCGCCCCGTACGTCTGGGTCCGCGGGAACCACGACTCGCGCACCACCCAGCGCTATCTGGCCGGCCGCCGGAACGTCACGGTCCTCGACGACGGCCGGGTCACCCGGGTGGCGGGGCTGCGGATCGCGGGCGTCGGCGACCCGCAGTTCACCCCGGACCGCTCGGTGGCACCGGCCGGCGACCCGGCCGAGCGCGCCGCCGGCGGCCGGCTCGCCGACGCGCTGCGCACCCAGCGGCTGGCGGGCACCCCGGTGGACATCGCGCTGGCCCACAACCCGGTCGCGGCGGCGCAGACGGACGGCCTGGTGCCGCTGACCCTGGCGGGCCACCTCCATCAGCGCGAGGTCAGCACGCTCCCCCGGGGCACCCGGTTGATGGTCGAGGGCACCACGGGCGGCGGCGGGCTGCGCGCGGTCCAGGACGCGAAGCCCGCGCCCGTCGAGGCGTCGGTGCTCTACCTGGACCGCACCACCCGGCGGCTCCAGGCGTGGGACGAGATCACGCTGGGCGGTCTGGGGCTGACACGTGCCGAGGTCAGCCGCCATCTGGCCCGCGAGAACCAGCCCGGGACACCGGGCGCCACCCCCTCCCCGAGCCCGTCGGCGACGCCGTCCGGTCGGTCCGGGTAA
- a CDS encoding ABC transporter permease — protein sequence MHDHEGDTVPHGAHGRTRTWPEHWAAFKRSPFLPAVVLMFILAAAAGLFAGSYTYAMANPAPRHIPTAVVTTPAAAPQHKAFVVGMEKALDASLRLTGYATYDAARNAVDEQREYAVLRARGSGVELDVAGASGASVAQLLSEAARKVGPATGVHVTVRDIKPLQEGDPRGLALFYISLAAVIIGFVGAIQLSVHARGLNPPERIAFILAYALLGGFAIAAVADWWLGALRLPFVESWMILALTMFTSGMVFTMFNTLMGRWAMIPTWGLMVLLGNPSSGGAVSWPLLPSVLGAIGRWLPPGASVNAQHTAVYFGGHQHAFPFLVLAGWSAVSCTVFWVWRHRHPGGREPSPAPAHAADT from the coding sequence ATGCATGATCATGAAGGCGACACCGTCCCGCACGGCGCACACGGCCGGACCCGGACCTGGCCCGAACACTGGGCGGCCTTCAAGAGATCGCCGTTCCTCCCGGCGGTCGTCCTGATGTTCATCCTCGCCGCGGCGGCCGGCCTCTTCGCCGGCTCCTACACCTACGCCATGGCCAACCCGGCCCCCCGGCACATCCCCACCGCCGTGGTCACCACCCCCGCCGCCGCCCCGCAGCACAAGGCGTTCGTCGTCGGCATGGAGAAGGCCCTCGACGCCTCCCTCCGGCTCACCGGGTACGCCACCTACGACGCCGCCCGGAACGCCGTCGACGAACAGCGCGAGTACGCGGTGCTGCGCGCCCGCGGCTCCGGCGTGGAACTGGACGTCGCCGGCGCCTCGGGCGCGTCCGTCGCACAGCTGCTCTCCGAGGCCGCCCGCAAGGTCGGCCCGGCCACCGGCGTGCACGTCACCGTCCGCGACATCAAGCCGCTACAGGAGGGCGACCCGCGCGGTCTGGCGCTCTTCTACATCTCCCTGGCGGCCGTGATCATCGGCTTCGTCGGCGCGATCCAGCTCAGCGTGCACGCCCGCGGCCTCAACCCGCCCGAGCGGATCGCGTTCATCCTCGCCTACGCCCTGCTCGGCGGCTTCGCCATCGCCGCGGTGGCCGACTGGTGGCTGGGCGCGCTCCGGCTGCCGTTCGTCGAGTCCTGGATGATCCTCGCGCTGACGATGTTCACGTCCGGCATGGTCTTCACGATGTTCAACACCCTGATGGGCCGCTGGGCGATGATCCCCACCTGGGGCCTGATGGTCCTGCTGGGCAACCCCTCGTCCGGCGGCGCGGTCTCCTGGCCGCTGCTCCCGTCCGTACTCGGCGCCATCGGCCGCTGGCTGCCGCCCGGCGCCTCGGTCAACGCCCAGCACACCGCGGTCTACTTCGGCGGTCACCAGCACGCCTTCCCGTTCCTGGTGCTGGCCGGCTGGTCCGCGGTCTCCTGCACGGTCTTCTGGGTCTGGCGGCACCGCCATCCGGGCGGCCGCGAGCCGTCCCCCGCGCCCGCGCACGCCGCCGACACGTGA
- the hrpA gene encoding ATP-dependent RNA helicase HrpA: MSSQPASAPSDGAPTLPSLLKRLPELMLRDQQRLGRRLDGARRIRKPEARAAVLVEIADGIDEAELRVAQRRAAVPEVRYPEELPVSQKKDDILAAIRDHQVVIVAGETGSGKTTQIPKICLELGRGVRGLIGHTQPRRIAARTVAERVAEELRTPLGEAVGWKVRFTDQVGDDTLVKLMTDGILLAEIQTDRELRQYDTLIIDEAHERSLNIDFILGYLAQLLPRRPDLKVVITSATIDPERFARHFGDFAAVDGRPAGGDGEQDGHGDGERPSAPIVEVSGRTYPVEVRYRPLLEEGGQDSDRDQITAICDAVDELRAEGPGDILVFLSGEREIRDTADALNKKNLPATEVLPLYARLSHAEQHRVFQRHTGRRIVLATNVAETSLTVPGIKYVIDPGMARISRYSFRTKVQRLPIEPVSQASANQRKGRCGRTSDGICIRLYSEEDFLSRPEFTDAEILRTNLASVILQMTAAGLGDIEKFPFIDPPDRRNIKDGVDLLRELGALDTAQKDVRKRLTPLGRKLSQLPVDPRLARMVLEADRNGCVREVMVIAAALSIQDPRERPSDKQQQADQQHARFKDETSDFLAFLNLWRYVREQQKALSSSAFRRMCRTEFLNYLRIREWQDIYSQLRTVAKGMGVHLNTASDQGAPPPGDAPPEHIHMSLLSGLLSHIGLKDAEAKNEYLGARSAKFAVFPGSALFKKPPRWVMSAELVETSRLWARVNARIEPEWIEPLAQHLVKRTYSEPHWEQKMAAVMAHERVTLYGVPIVAQRKVNYGRIDPEVSRDLFIRNALVEGDWRTHHQFFHDNRKLLGEVEELEHRARRRDILVDDETLFDFYDQRIPAHVVSGAHFDSWWKQKHRDEPDLLNFEHSMLINESAEAVTKDDYPDSWRQGKLKFKVTYQFEPGADADGVTVHIPLHVLNQVSAEGFDWQIPGLREQLVTELIRSLPKPIRRNYVPAPNFAARFLDTTVPLQGALTASLAAGLQRMVGVPVEAADFDLGKVPDHLKITFRVVDERRRKLAEAKDLEALRLQLKPKTRAAISRAFEQAEKRPGKDRRGGGGEAAPAGPEQRTGLTSWTVGTLPRTFETRRAGQPVKAYPALVDEGSTVAVRLFDTEAEQQTAMWAGTRCLILLNVPANPAKFAQDKLSNQQKLALSRNPHGSIAALFEDCVTAAADRLIAARGGPVWDEESFRKLFDAVRADLVDATLKTIQQVQEVLAAWQACERRLKATAFPSLLPSLTDVKEQLAELIRPGFVTAHGARRLPDLMRYLVAADRRLTQLPTNAERDRSRMAKIKEMQDEYAWLLEQFPQGQPVPAAAREVRWMIEELRVSYFAHALGTAYPVSDKRIMKAVDAAAP; the protein is encoded by the coding sequence ATGTCCAGTCAGCCTGCCTCCGCCCCGTCCGACGGCGCCCCCACGCTGCCCTCCCTGCTGAAGCGACTTCCCGAGCTGATGCTGCGCGACCAGCAGCGGCTGGGGCGCCGCCTCGACGGCGCGCGCCGGATCCGCAAGCCCGAGGCCCGGGCGGCGGTGCTCGTCGAGATCGCCGACGGCATCGACGAGGCGGAGCTGCGCGTGGCGCAGCGGCGCGCCGCGGTGCCGGAGGTGCGGTATCCGGAAGAGCTCCCGGTCAGCCAGAAGAAGGACGACATCCTGGCGGCCATCCGCGACCACCAGGTGGTGATCGTCGCGGGCGAGACCGGCTCCGGCAAGACCACCCAGATCCCCAAGATCTGCCTGGAGCTGGGGCGCGGCGTCCGCGGGCTGATCGGGCACACCCAGCCGCGGCGGATCGCGGCCCGCACGGTCGCCGAGCGGGTGGCCGAGGAGCTGAGGACCCCGCTGGGCGAGGCGGTCGGCTGGAAGGTCCGCTTCACCGACCAGGTCGGCGACGACACCCTCGTCAAGCTGATGACGGACGGCATCCTGCTCGCCGAGATCCAGACGGACCGCGAGCTGCGCCAGTACGACACGCTCATCATCGACGAGGCGCACGAGCGCAGTCTCAACATCGACTTCATCCTGGGCTATCTCGCCCAGCTGCTGCCCAGGCGCCCCGACCTCAAGGTGGTCATCACCTCCGCGACGATCGACCCGGAGCGGTTCGCCCGGCACTTCGGGGACTTCGCCGCCGTCGACGGACGGCCGGCCGGCGGGGACGGCGAGCAGGACGGGCACGGCGACGGCGAGCGGCCGAGCGCCCCGATCGTCGAGGTCTCGGGTCGGACGTATCCGGTGGAGGTGCGCTACCGCCCGCTGCTGGAGGAGGGCGGCCAGGACAGCGACCGCGACCAGATCACCGCGATCTGCGACGCGGTGGACGAGCTGCGGGCCGAGGGCCCCGGCGACATCCTGGTCTTCCTCTCCGGTGAACGGGAGATCCGCGACACCGCGGACGCGCTCAACAAGAAGAACCTCCCCGCCACCGAGGTGCTGCCGCTGTACGCCCGGCTGTCGCACGCCGAGCAGCACCGGGTCTTCCAGCGCCATACGGGCCGGCGGATCGTGCTGGCCACCAACGTCGCCGAGACCTCGCTGACCGTCCCCGGCATCAAGTACGTGATCGACCCGGGCATGGCCCGGATCTCCCGCTACAGCTTCCGCACGAAGGTCCAGCGGCTGCCCATCGAGCCGGTGTCGCAGGCAAGCGCCAACCAGCGCAAGGGCCGCTGCGGCCGGACCAGCGACGGCATCTGCATCCGGCTGTACTCCGAGGAGGACTTCCTCTCCCGCCCGGAGTTCACCGACGCGGAGATCCTGCGCACCAACCTCGCCTCCGTCATCCTCCAGATGACCGCGGCCGGCCTCGGCGACATCGAGAAGTTCCCGTTCATCGACCCGCCGGACCGCCGCAACATCAAGGACGGCGTCGACCTGCTGCGCGAGCTGGGCGCGCTGGACACCGCGCAGAAGGACGTCCGCAAGCGGCTGACCCCGCTGGGCCGCAAGCTCTCCCAGCTGCCGGTGGACCCTCGGCTGGCCCGGATGGTGCTGGAGGCGGACCGCAACGGCTGCGTCCGCGAGGTCATGGTGATCGCCGCGGCGCTCTCCATCCAGGACCCGCGCGAGCGCCCGTCGGACAAGCAGCAGCAGGCGGACCAGCAGCACGCCCGCTTCAAGGACGAGACGTCGGACTTCCTGGCGTTCCTCAACCTCTGGCGGTACGTGCGCGAACAGCAGAAGGCGCTGTCCTCGTCCGCGTTCCGCCGGATGTGCCGTACGGAGTTCCTGAACTACCTGCGGATACGCGAGTGGCAGGACATCTACTCCCAGCTGCGTACGGTCGCCAAGGGCATGGGCGTCCATCTGAACACCGCGTCTGATCAGGGGGCTCCGCCCCCGGGCGACGCCCCGCCGGAGCACATCCACATGTCGTTGCTCTCCGGTTTGCTTTCGCATATCGGACTCAAGGACGCCGAGGCCAAGAACGAGTACCTCGGTGCCCGCAGCGCGAAGTTCGCGGTCTTCCCCGGCTCCGCGCTCTTCAAGAAGCCGCCGCGCTGGGTGATGTCCGCGGAGCTGGTCGAGACCTCCCGGCTGTGGGCGCGGGTGAACGCCCGGATCGAGCCCGAGTGGATCGAACCGCTCGCCCAGCACCTGGTGAAGCGCACCTACAGCGAACCGCACTGGGAACAGAAGATGGCCGCGGTGATGGCGCACGAGCGGGTGACGCTCTACGGCGTCCCGATCGTCGCCCAGCGCAAGGTCAACTACGGCCGGATCGACCCCGAGGTCTCCCGCGACCTGTTCATCCGGAACGCCCTGGTGGAGGGCGACTGGCGCACCCACCACCAGTTCTTCCATGACAACCGCAAACTCCTCGGCGAGGTCGAGGAGTTGGAGCACCGCGCCCGGCGCCGCGACATCCTCGTCGACGACGAGACGCTCTTCGACTTCTACGACCAGCGGATCCCGGCGCACGTGGTCTCCGGGGCGCACTTCGACTCCTGGTGGAAGCAGAAGCACCGGGACGAGCCGGACCTGCTCAACTTCGAGCACTCGATGCTGATCAACGAGTCCGCCGAGGCCGTCACCAAGGACGACTACCCGGACTCCTGGCGGCAGGGGAAGCTGAAGTTCAAGGTCACCTACCAGTTCGAGCCGGGCGCGGACGCGGACGGCGTGACCGTCCACATCCCGCTGCACGTCCTCAACCAGGTCTCGGCCGAGGGCTTCGACTGGCAGATCCCGGGCCTGCGCGAGCAGTTGGTGACCGAGCTGATCCGCTCGCTGCCCAAGCCGATCCGCCGCAACTACGTCCCGGCGCCGAACTTCGCCGCCCGCTTCCTGGACACCACCGTGCCCCTCCAGGGCGCGCTGACGGCCTCGCTGGCCGCCGGCCTGCAGCGGATGGTCGGGGTGCCGGTGGAGGCCGCGGACTTCGACCTCGGCAAGGTCCCCGACCACCTGAAGATCACCTTCCGGGTGGTCGATGAGCGCCGCCGCAAGCTCGCCGAGGCCAAGGACCTGGAGGCACTCCGGCTCCAGCTCAAGCCGAAGACCCGGGCCGCCATCTCTCGGGCCTTCGAGCAGGCCGAGAAGCGGCCCGGCAAGGACCGCAGGGGCGGCGGGGGCGAGGCCGCGCCGGCCGGCCCGGAGCAGCGCACCGGCCTGACGTCCTGGACGGTCGGCACGCTCCCGCGCACCTTCGAGACCCGCCGCGCCGGCCAGCCGGTGAAGGCGTACCCGGCGCTGGTCGACGAGGGCAGCACCGTCGCGGTGCGGCTGTTCGACACCGAGGCCGAGCAGCAGACCGCCATGTGGGCCGGCACCCGCTGCCTGATCCTGCTCAACGTCCCCGCCAACCCCGCGAAGTTCGCCCAGGACAAGCTGAGCAACCAGCAGAAGCTGGCGCTCTCCCGCAATCCGCACGGCTCCATCGCGGCGCTCTTCGAGGACTGTGTGACGGCCGCCGCGGACCGGCTGATCGCGGCCCGGGGCGGCCCGGTGTGGGACGAGGAGTCCTTCCGCAAGCTGTTCGACGCGGTGCGGGCCGACCTGGTCGACGCGACGCTGAAGACCATCCAGCAGGTGCAGGAGGTGCTGGCCGCCTGGCAGGCGTGCGAGCGCCGGCTGAAGGCGACCGCCTTCCCCTCGCTGCTGCCGTCGCTGACGGACGTCAAGGAGCAGCTGGCGGAGCTGATCAGACCCGGCTTCGTGACCGCGCACGGCGCCCGGCGGCTGCCGGACCTGATGCGCTATCTCGTGGCCGCCGACCGCCGCCTGACGCAGCTGCCCACCAACGCCGAACGGGACCGCAGCCGGATGGCGAAGATCAAGGAGATGCAGGACGAATACGCCTGGCTGCTGGAGCAGTTCCCCCAGGGGCAGCCGGTGCCGGCCGCGGCCCGGGAGGTCCGCTGGATGATCGAGGAGCTCCGGGTGAGCTACTTCGCGCACGCCCTGGGAACGGCCTACCCGGTCTCCGACAAACGGATCATGAAGGCGGTGGACGCCGCGGCGCCGTAG